Proteins encoded by one window of Aphis gossypii isolate Hap1 chromosome X, ASM2018417v2, whole genome shotgun sequence:
- the LOC114127534 gene encoding nuclear transcription factor Y subunit alpha-like isoform X1 — protein sequence MDHFMNQSSKVEIVNSNNNHVPDVQLNAPSNNQLEVLPTNQIIPSVLGQQMFVHPTVQDSNQLFLYGSQNNQQMQLLQLPVSAQPQLIQLPDGQTFIYQPMQVGNTQVIAQPQQPIPLLININGNIMQLDSTISNAPPILIDSPVTTSIVEQVPQQNSLMIPSTSGQLEEEPLYVNAKQYKRIMIRRQARAKLEAEGRIPKNRLKYLYESRHRHAMNRIRGDGGRFHSGSLQRMNTSAIEVNTKKKKVQKSNNQAILLSGC from the exons Atg GATCATTTCATGAATCAATCCTCAAAAGTGGAAATAGTCAACTCAAACAATAATCATGTGCCTGATGTTCAATTAAATGCACCGTCCAATAACCAATTAGAAGTTTTACCAACGAATCAAATAATACCAAGTGTCCTCGGGCAACAAATGTTTGTTCATCCTACTGTACAAGattcaaatcaattatttctatatggATCACAGAATAATCAACAAATGCAACTATTACAATTACCCGTA TCAGCACAACCACAGTTGATTCAATTACCTGATGggcaaacatttatttatcaacCAATGCAAGTTGGTAACACACAAGTTATTGCTCAGCCACAGCAACCAATACCATTGT taattaatataaatggaaaTATAATGCAGTTGGATAGTACAATAAGTAATGCTCCtccaatattaattgattcacCAGTCACTACTTCTATTGTAGAGCAAGTTCCTcaacaaaatagtttaatg ATACCTTCAACATCAGGGCAACTTGAAGAAGAACCCTTATATGTTAATGCTAAACAGTATAAGAGGATAATGATAAGAAGGCAAGCTAGAGCCAAATTAGAAGCTGAAGGAAGAATACCAAAAAATCGacta aaatatttgtatgaatcTCGTCATAGACATGCAATGAATCGAATACGAGGAGATGGAGGTCGTTTTCATTCAGGATCATTGCAGAGAATGAATACGTCAGCCATTGaagttaatacaaaaaaaaaaaaagtacaaaagtCCAATAATCAAGCAATCTTACTCTCTGGCTGTTAA
- the LOC114127553 gene encoding cleavage and polyadenylation specificity factor subunit 6-like — MKSEIDMDQDRYARNWNRSKPYYKKDDLDITLNKSINDESKFGSNDDLQTDDGDMINKTNYSSLHQLFIGNLTWWTTDQDIMDAITNVGVHNIIDIQFFENRENGQSKGFCVVTLESEQSLNQILKKLPNEFIHGRNPIVTFPSSSAYFMFESKSEARLSLPSAHQNTSSMTDMSRIPSKKSLKNPSVSKPYHIEMPPMSGYKKNHKQYPKITGYENQQNISYQQNTDKSLVTPEKYQIGVGNSLSQTNQSYHCQVPVNPMIFNQISTPLTYSQSYSYKDYHHSYKNSYGSRTINEIKMTEAEINSIINRNRIVSSSAIARAITNATNGEYFSAIETLNIAIALIEDSKIANDERSKVLVCTLYNIIHGIQAKVVKKKKKFFRSPSNRLFKKSKREHSLFDE, encoded by the exons ATGAAGAGTGAAATCGACATGGACCAGGACCGGTACGCCCGAAACTGGAATCGATCGAAACCCTATTACAAAAAG gACGACTTAGATATCACCCTTAATAAGAGTATTAATGACGAGTCCAAATTTGGTTCCAACGATGATTTACAGACAGATGATGGTGACATGATAAATAAGACCAATTATTCCAGTTTACACCAATTGTTTATTGGTAATTTGACTtgg TGGACAACAGATCAAGATATAATGGACGCTATAACTAACGTTGGAGTGcataatatcattgatattcaattttttgaaaatcgagAAAATGGCCAATCAAAAGGTTTTTGTGTTGTTACATTAGAATCAGAGCAgagtttaaatcaaattttgaagaAATTACCAAATGAATTTATCCATGGACGAAATCCTATTGTTACATTTCCATCTTCAAGCGcatattttatg tttgaatCAAAATCTGAAGCTCGGCTTTCTCTTCCATCAGCTCATCAAAACACATCTTCTATGACAGATATGTCTAGAATTCCAAGCAaaaagtcattaaaaaatcCATCAGTAAGTAAGCCTTATCATATTGAAATGCCACCGATGTctggatataaaaaaaaccataaacagTATCCAAAAATCACAGGTTATGAAAATCAACAGAACATATCATATCAACAAAATACGGATAAATcacta gtcacaccagaaaaatatcaaataggaGTTGGGAATTCACTTA GTCAAACGAATCAAAGCTATCATTGTCAAGTACCAGTTAATCCTATGATATTCAATCAAATCAGCACACCTCTAACATATTCTCAAAGCTATTCATATAAAGATTATCATCATTCCTATAAGAATTCTTATGGATCTCGCacgataaatgaaataaaaatgacagAAGCAGAAATAAATTCCATAATTAACAGGAATAGAATTGTGTCAAGTTCTGCTATAGCACGAGCTATAACTAATGCTACTAACGGTGAATACTTCAGTGCAATCGAAACTTTAAATATAGCAATAGCTTTAATTGAAGATTCTAAGATCGCTAACGATGAACGCAGTAAAGTATTAGTGTGtactttatataacataatacatggAATTCAAGCCAAAGTGGTTaagaaaaagaaaa AGTTTTTTAGATCACCTtcaaatagattatttaagaAGTCAAAACGTGAACACAGTTTATTTGATGAATAG
- the LOC114127534 gene encoding nuclear transcription factor Y subunit alpha-like isoform X2, producing MNQSSKVEIVNSNNNHVPDVQLNAPSNNQLEVLPTNQIIPSVLGQQMFVHPTVQDSNQLFLYGSQNNQQMQLLQLPVSAQPQLIQLPDGQTFIYQPMQVGNTQVIAQPQQPIPLLININGNIMQLDSTISNAPPILIDSPVTTSIVEQVPQQNSLMIPSTSGQLEEEPLYVNAKQYKRIMIRRQARAKLEAEGRIPKNRLKYLYESRHRHAMNRIRGDGGRFHSGSLQRMNTSAIEVNTKKKKVQKSNNQAILLSGC from the exons ATGAATCAATCCTCAAAAGTGGAAATAGTCAACTCAAACAATAATCATGTGCCTGATGTTCAATTAAATGCACCGTCCAATAACCAATTAGAAGTTTTACCAACGAATCAAATAATACCAAGTGTCCTCGGGCAACAAATGTTTGTTCATCCTACTGTACAAGattcaaatcaattatttctatatggATCACAGAATAATCAACAAATGCAACTATTACAATTACCCGTA TCAGCACAACCACAGTTGATTCAATTACCTGATGggcaaacatttatttatcaacCAATGCAAGTTGGTAACACACAAGTTATTGCTCAGCCACAGCAACCAATACCATTGT taattaatataaatggaaaTATAATGCAGTTGGATAGTACAATAAGTAATGCTCCtccaatattaattgattcacCAGTCACTACTTCTATTGTAGAGCAAGTTCCTcaacaaaatagtttaatg ATACCTTCAACATCAGGGCAACTTGAAGAAGAACCCTTATATGTTAATGCTAAACAGTATAAGAGGATAATGATAAGAAGGCAAGCTAGAGCCAAATTAGAAGCTGAAGGAAGAATACCAAAAAATCGacta aaatatttgtatgaatcTCGTCATAGACATGCAATGAATCGAATACGAGGAGATGGAGGTCGTTTTCATTCAGGATCATTGCAGAGAATGAATACGTCAGCCATTGaagttaatacaaaaaaaaaaaaagtacaaaagtCCAATAATCAAGCAATCTTACTCTCTGGCTGTTAA